Proteins encoded within one genomic window of Congzhengia minquanensis:
- a CDS encoding cation-translocating P-type ATPase: protein MKEYLTEVSEVLKQNQTSQNGLTSASAAERFAKFGPNKLKEGKKVSLAARFLKELADPMILILIAAAVISGVTAVYAGESFADVIIIMIVVLINAVLGVVQESKAEKAIAALQEITAATSKVIRDGHQITVKSEELVPGDIIVLEAGDAVPADARIIESASMKIEEAALTGESVPVNKAVSALSLGDEKDVPLGDRKNMAYMGSTVVYGRGQAVVTGTGMNTEMGKIADALSAAKDDETPLQKKLNQLSKVLSFLVIGICVFIFALDVFRSYPNITGQGMLDTFMVAVSLAVAAIPEGLAAVVTIVLSIGVTNMSKRNAVIRKLTAVETLGCTQVICSDKTGTLTQNKMTVVEHAGPDIDYLATAMALASDAELDENNDAVGEPTECALVNDAFKLGFHKTELKQKCPRIGEAPFDSGRKMMSTVHKTENGAIVQFTKGAPDEVLKRCTHVWANGEAVELDDETRKAILEKNKNMADRALRVLCGAMRSYDAPPESFEADTLEQNLCFLGLSGMIDPIRPEVKAAIDECKQAGIRPVMITGDHKDTAAAIAKELGILSPEGEAITGAQLNDMSDEELKQNIETFSVYARVQPEHKVRIVKAWKAEGKVTAMTGDGVNDAPSIKNADIGVGMGITGTDVTKNVADMVLADDNFATIVSAVEEGRRIYDNIRKAIQFLLASNLAEVLSIFFATILGFVVLKPVHLLWINLITDCFPALALGMEKSEGDIMRRSPRNAKDGIFAGGMGIDVVLQGVIVTILTLSAYFIGHFIEAGKWEIVNSADGMTMAFLTLSMVEIFHSFNMRSRRKSVFSLKNHNKFLWGAMILSFILTTAVIYVPFLSDAFGFEHISLLEYAIAMGLAVVIIPIIEFVKLVQRKAGKE, encoded by the coding sequence TTGAAAGAGTATTTAACAGAAGTCAGCGAAGTGCTGAAGCAAAATCAGACGTCACAAAATGGTTTAACCTCTGCCAGCGCTGCCGAACGGTTTGCAAAGTTTGGGCCAAACAAGCTCAAAGAGGGGAAAAAGGTGTCGCTTGCTGCGCGGTTTTTAAAAGAACTGGCAGACCCCATGATTTTAATTTTAATTGCCGCCGCCGTTATTTCGGGCGTTACAGCAGTTTATGCAGGGGAATCTTTTGCCGACGTCATTATCATTATGATAGTTGTTTTAATTAACGCCGTGCTTGGCGTCGTGCAGGAGAGCAAGGCGGAAAAGGCCATTGCGGCATTGCAGGAAATAACAGCCGCCACCTCTAAGGTGATACGCGACGGACATCAAATCACAGTGAAAAGCGAGGAGTTAGTGCCGGGCGACATCATTGTGTTAGAAGCGGGAGACGCTGTTCCTGCCGACGCACGAATTATTGAAAGCGCCAGCATGAAAATTGAGGAAGCGGCCCTCACAGGGGAGTCTGTTCCGGTGAACAAAGCTGTTTCGGCATTGTCGCTGGGCGATGAAAAAGACGTGCCCTTAGGCGACCGCAAAAATATGGCCTACATGGGCAGCACGGTTGTTTATGGCAGAGGCCAGGCAGTTGTTACGGGAACGGGCATGAACACCGAAATGGGCAAGATTGCAGACGCGCTGTCCGCCGCCAAAGATGATGAAACGCCCCTGCAAAAAAAGCTCAACCAGCTGAGCAAAGTGTTAAGCTTTTTAGTCATTGGAATTTGCGTGTTTATCTTCGCGCTGGACGTGTTCCGTTCCTATCCCAACATAACGGGGCAGGGCATGCTCGATACCTTTATGGTTGCTGTGAGCCTGGCGGTTGCGGCCATCCCCGAGGGACTGGCGGCTGTGGTTACCATTGTGCTGTCTATTGGCGTTACCAACATGTCGAAACGCAATGCAGTGATAAGAAAGCTCACGGCGGTTGAAACGTTAGGCTGTACCCAGGTAATTTGTTCCGACAAAACCGGAACGCTTACCCAGAATAAAATGACGGTTGTGGAACACGCCGGGCCGGACATAGACTATCTTGCCACGGCAATGGCGTTAGCAAGCGACGCGGAGTTGGACGAAAATAACGACGCAGTGGGGGAGCCGACAGAATGTGCTTTGGTAAACGACGCATTCAAGCTTGGCTTTCATAAAACAGAATTAAAGCAAAAGTGCCCCAGAATTGGGGAAGCGCCGTTCGACTCCGGACGGAAGATGATGAGCACGGTGCATAAAACAGAAAACGGGGCCATTGTGCAGTTCACCAAGGGCGCGCCGGACGAGGTGTTAAAACGCTGTACCCATGTATGGGCAAACGGAGAAGCGGTGGAGCTGGACGACGAAACACGCAAAGCAATTTTAGAAAAAAACAAAAATATGGCAGACAGGGCGCTGCGCGTTCTTTGCGGCGCAATGAGAAGCTATGACGCGCCGCCTGAAAGCTTTGAAGCAGACACTTTGGAGCAGAACCTTTGCTTTTTAGGACTTTCCGGCATGATTGACCCCATCCGTCCCGAAGTGAAAGCCGCCATTGACGAGTGCAAGCAGGCGGGAATCCGTCCGGTGATGATAACGGGCGACCACAAAGACACCGCCGCCGCAATTGCAAAGGAACTGGGAATTTTATCGCCGGAGGGCGAAGCCATTACCGGCGCACAGCTTAATGATATGTCTGATGAGGAACTAAAACAAAATATAGAAACCTTTTCGGTTTATGCCCGGGTTCAGCCCGAGCACAAGGTTCGCATTGTGAAAGCATGGAAAGCCGAGGGAAAAGTGACAGCCATGACAGGCGACGGCGTAAACGACGCGCCGTCAATTAAAAACGCAGACATTGGCGTGGGCATGGGCATTACCGGAACCGACGTGACGAAAAACGTGGCCGACATGGTCTTAGCAGACGACAACTTTGCCACCATTGTTTCCGCAGTGGAGGAAGGCCGCCGGATTTACGACAATATCCGCAAAGCCATTCAGTTTTTGCTGGCGTCAAACCTTGCCGAGGTGCTGTCAATTTTCTTTGCAACCATTTTGGGGTTTGTGGTATTAAAGCCGGTGCACCTATTGTGGATTAACCTGATTACAGACTGTTTCCCGGCCCTGGCACTGGGCATGGAGAAAAGCGAGGGCGACATTATGCGCCGTTCGCCCAGAAATGCAAAAGACGGAATTTTCGCCGGCGGAATGGGAATAGACGTAGTTTTACAGGGCGTGATTGTAACAATTTTAACCCTTTCGGCATATTTTATCGGCCATTTCATTGAAGCCGGAAAATGGGAAATCGTAAACAGTGCAGACGGCATGACAATGGCGTTTTTAACCCTTTCCATGGTTGAAATTTTTCATTCGTTCAACATGCGGTCGCGGCGCAAATCGGTGTTTTCCTTAAAAAATCACAATAAATTTTTGTGGGGCGCAATGATACTGTCCTTCATTTTAACCACCGCGGTCATTTATGTGCCGTTTTTGTCAGACGCATTTGGCTTTGAGCATATCTCGCTTTTAGAATATGCCATAGCAATGGGGCTGGCTGTGGTAATTATCCCGATTATTGAGTTTGTGAAATTAGTTCAGAGAAAAGCAGGAAAAGAATAA
- a CDS encoding M56 family metallopeptidase: MLTQITKSVLLLSVCGGVLGLVLLLIKPITKRFFSPSWQFYIWLVVLVIFVFPVSFSLPAKVPDAQAATQTAQNTVIDDALKRNTENTVPAAEAQETPVRRQTNSAKAAWLVFAALWLLGAIGTFLYKIIHYALFVRAVNQNSFPDCGKTVPDMIENLPPALSVRWTELLDAPLVIGVFCPVLFLPENVCGKEDLRYILLHELTHVRRRDLLYKWFAALVCSVHWFNPVVYAVSKQIEEECEVSCDYCVAQNLSAQEQIDYMRMILNMLTNAKLKARPLTTQMAGSKKTLKRRFEMMKNRKKKSRLTAAVSVFVAAVMLSATAFASGLLQNTVNADYRIDFLMNGAKMNLTNEPFMKNGEVYLPLRETFEKAGVFQQEESYISWNEGKIALCVAIDVPATITGADGGHEELTTFLYRYGLEIGLPQLLLNPETESAKTEKKMENAPVLKDSVAYVPFSYIDYMFSHQMGDLGYIAYNKNGAVVESISVPSKADGETVVYNGTNFKNPSSVMNSFFEAFAVSDFEAMKLFCTQNCIDKYFRYLDDGPFLANVYDMTKASVVSMNIPFSTGAASAEKRIQVTVECERPVHSSVWGGRRSFQVVLEKQQDGTYRIHEFETVN; this comes from the coding sequence ATGTTGACGCAAATTACAAAAAGCGTGCTCCTGCTCTCTGTTTGCGGCGGTGTTTTGGGGCTGGTTTTGCTTTTGATAAAACCAATTACAAAGCGGTTTTTTTCTCCAAGCTGGCAATTTTACATCTGGCTTGTTGTTTTGGTAATTTTTGTTTTTCCCGTGTCGTTTTCTCTGCCTGCCAAAGTGCCGGATGCGCAAGCCGCCACACAGACAGCGCAAAACACGGTGATTGATGACGCACTGAAAAGAAACACAGAAAATACTGTGCCTGCTGCTGAAGCGCAGGAGACACCCGTTCGCAGGCAAACTAATTCAGCAAAAGCTGCATGGCTTGTGTTTGCCGCTTTATGGCTGCTGGGCGCGATAGGCACCTTTTTGTATAAGATTATCCATTACGCTCTGTTTGTGAGGGCGGTAAATCAAAATTCATTTCCGGACTGCGGCAAAACCGTGCCGGACATGATTGAAAACTTGCCTCCTGCCTTGTCTGTCCGCTGGACGGAGCTGTTAGACGCGCCGCTTGTTATCGGCGTGTTCTGCCCGGTTTTGTTTCTGCCGGAAAACGTCTGCGGCAAGGAAGACCTGCGCTATATTCTGCTGCACGAGCTGACGCACGTGCGGCGGCGCGACCTATTATATAAATGGTTTGCAGCGCTCGTTTGCAGCGTGCACTGGTTTAACCCGGTGGTTTATGCCGTATCGAAGCAAATTGAGGAGGAATGCGAGGTCTCCTGTGACTACTGTGTTGCGCAGAATTTATCTGCACAGGAACAGATTGACTATATGCGCATGATTTTAAACATGCTGACAAACGCAAAGCTTAAGGCAAGGCCCCTGACTACACAGATGGCAGGGAGCAAAAAAACCTTAAAAAGGAGATTTGAAATGATGAAAAATAGAAAGAAGAAAAGCAGGCTCACCGCAGCTGTTTCGGTTTTTGTTGCGGCGGTAATGCTGTCGGCAACAGCATTTGCAAGCGGCCTTTTGCAGAACACGGTTAACGCCGATTATCGGATTGATTTTTTGATGAACGGCGCGAAAATGAACTTAACCAACGAGCCATTTATGAAAAACGGCGAGGTCTACCTGCCCTTACGGGAAACCTTTGAAAAAGCAGGAGTTTTTCAGCAGGAAGAAAGCTACATCAGCTGGAACGAAGGAAAAATTGCTCTGTGTGTAGCCATTGATGTGCCGGCGACGATAACAGGCGCAGACGGCGGCCACGAGGAACTGACAACATTTTTATACCGTTACGGGCTGGAAATTGGATTGCCACAACTTTTGTTAAATCCCGAAACAGAAAGTGCCAAGACGGAAAAGAAAATGGAAAATGCGCCGGTTTTAAAAGATTCCGTAGCCTACGTTCCGTTTTCCTATATTGACTATATGTTCAGCCACCAAATGGGAGATTTGGGCTATATCGCATATAATAAAAACGGGGCTGTTGTTGAAAGTATATCTGTTCCTTCAAAAGCGGACGGAGAAACGGTTGTATATAACGGCACTAATTTTAAAAATCCCTCCTCGGTTATGAACAGCTTTTTTGAAGCCTTTGCTGTTTCCGATTTTGAGGCTATGAAGCTCTTTTGCACGCAGAACTGCATTGACAAATATTTTCGTTATTTAGACGACGGACCATTTTTAGCAAACGTCTATGATATGACGAAAGCGTCTGTCGTTTCAATGAACATTCCCTTTTCAACTGGTGCGGCGAGTGCCGAAAAACGCATTCAGGTAACGGTGGAATGTGAGCGCCCGGTCCATTCTTCCGTATGGGGCGGAAGACGGTCGTTTCAGGTGGTTTTAGAAAAACAGCAGGATGGAACCTACCGCATTCATGAATTTGAAACTGTAAACTAA
- a CDS encoding BlaI/MecI/CopY family transcriptional regulator translates to MAQNQEISGAELTVMKALWQGNCPMKVQDVCDALSGSKWKYKTVATLLLRLEEKGAVICQKDGRTNCYTPVLDKEEYTKAQTKNFVQKLYNGSAKALAVSLFQSDDMTKDDIEEIRRLFDL, encoded by the coding sequence ATGGCACAAAATCAGGAAATCAGCGGTGCGGAGCTTACTGTAATGAAAGCACTGTGGCAAGGGAACTGCCCTATGAAAGTGCAGGACGTGTGCGATGCGTTGTCTGGCAGCAAATGGAAATATAAAACCGTGGCTACCCTGCTTCTTAGATTAGAGGAAAAAGGCGCGGTAATATGCCAAAAGGACGGCAGAACGAATTGTTACACGCCGGTTTTAGATAAAGAGGAATATACAAAAGCGCAGACAAAAAACTTTGTGCAAAAGCTCTACAATGGTTCTGCGAAAGCCCTTGCAGTTTCTCTCTTTCAAAGCGACGACATGACAAAAGACGATATTGAAGAAATTAGAAGACTGTTTGACCTTTAA